In Zingiber officinale cultivar Zhangliang chromosome 3B, Zo_v1.1, whole genome shotgun sequence, a single window of DNA contains:
- the LOC121967606 gene encoding chaperone protein dnaJ 11, chloroplastic-like: MSLASSQFLAQRIVPPRRSSAASFSPPSPLSIRSLDVFVAYSATTDRSHADPATVAFSPSSPYSSSLYDVLGVSPTASPPEIKAAYRSLALKCHPDVVATGRRGASADEFMRVHAAYSTLSDPEKRADYDRRLTDSAALLVRGRRQAYARSTSFPGHSRRTWETDQC, from the exons ATGTCACTCGCCTCCTCCCAATTCCTCGCTCAACGCATCGTGCCTCCTCGCCGTTCCTCCGCTGCATCTTTTTCTCCACCGTCCCCCTTGTCGATCCGCTCTCTCGATGTCTTCGTTGCATACTCCGCCACGACCGACCGCTCGCACGCTGACCCGGCCACCGTCGCCTTCTCCCCCTCGTCCCCTTACTCTTCCTCCCTCTACGACGTGCTCGGCGTGTCCCCTACCGCCAGTCCCCCCGAGATCAAGGCTGCTTACCGGAGTCTCGCCCTCAAGTGCCATCCGGATGTAGTCGCCACCGGCCGCCGGGGTGCGTCCGCCGACGAGTTCATGCGAGTTCACGCGGCTTACTCCACCCTCTCGGACCCCGAAAAACGGGCAGACTACGATCGCCGGCTTACCGACTCGGCAGCGTTGCTAGTCCGCGGACGCCGTCAAGCGTACGCCCGGAGCACTTCGTTCCCCGGCCACAGTCGCCGGACGTGGGAGACGGATCAGTGCTG A
- the LOC122055202 gene encoding uncharacterized protein LOC122055202: protein MDGVKQMVARPTQLAEQMSKFAADVCTRKQECLQLKDRADELIQLLHKAACADLYLRPARRIIYDTEQALEKALALVEKCRHYVVLHLLFTIVPDAAFVQTHAQLQNSVADVSWLLRISTPESEDDNDGGVFVRGLCPIAENEPVYWFIWDNIAAIRIGGPTTRSLAAATLVQLASDNRFARFVIEEDGVEPLLRLLKEGEADARESAARALGHLGRDAESVDYLISAGVCPAFAKALTGGPMKVQAAVGWAVAELVAKRPKCQGIFAQNNLVRLLVPHLDLQQPVDSVSWRPRQVSGRGRGGREVTEDPDAMANMKAMAAKALSQLAKSNAHICLSITECGTLLNLAALLEKGTGDARYYAATALLEIALVAEHDDDLRRSAFKPNSPSGKAVIAQFVQIVNKGENEPILISSITALGCLSTAFRVTETDVIGALVRRVADENSESAVRMEALTALTKFAISSNLFISNCKAMLDAGVVEHLMHLVYLEEQLRIEALVLLCHIVKNVPESEGLKEAVQCVLTWASRNSQLVQVKKVDDLLQAAVAALEEPCDFQRDQRV from the coding sequence ATGGACGGCGTCAAGCAGATGGTGGCGCGGCCGACGCAGCTGGCGGAGCAGATGAGCAAGTTCGCGGCGGACGTATGCACAAGGAAGCAGGAGTGCCTCCAGCTGAAGGACCGCGCCGACGAACTCATCCAGCTCCTCCACAAGGCCGCCTGCGCCGACCTCTACCTCCGGCCCGCCCGCCGCATCATCTACGACACCGAGCAGGCCCTCGAAAAGGCCCTCGCTCTCGTCGAAAAGTGCCGCCATTACGTGGTCCTTCACCTCCTCTTCACCATCGTCCCTGACGCAGCCTTCGTCCAGACGCACGCTCAGCTCCAGAACTCCGTCGCCGACGTCTCCTGGCTCCTCCGCATCTCCACTCCGGAATCAGAAGATGACAACGATGGTGGCGTTTTCGTTCGCGGCCTCTGCCCCATCGCCGAGAACGAGCCTGTTTACTGGTTCATCTGGGACAACATCGCTGCGATCAGGATCGGCGGTCCCACCACTCGTTCCTTGGCGGCTGCCACCCTCGTCCAGCTTGCCAGCGACAATCGCTTTGCCAGGTTTGTCATCGAGGAGGACGGCGTCGAACCGCTGCTACGGCTGTTGAAGGAGGGCGAGGCGGATGCGCGGGAGAGCGCCGCGCGAGCCCTCGGTCACCTAGGGCGCGACGCGGAGAGCGTCGACTATCTCATCAGCGCCGGGGTGTGCCCCGCCTTTGCCAAAGCGCTCACCGGTGGGCCGATGAAGGTCCAGGCTGCCGTAGGCTGGGCCGTCGCCGAGCTTGTCGCCAAACGCCCCAAGTGTCAGGGCATCTTCGCCCAGAACAACCTCGTCCGCCTCCTCGTCCCCCACCTCGACCTCCAACAGCCCGTCGACTCCGTTTCCTGGCGTCCCCGGCAAGTATCAGGCCGCGGACGCGGGGGAAGGGAAGTGACGGAAGACCCCGATGCCATGGCCAACATGAAGGCGATGGCTGCGAAAGCCCTGTCACAGCTCGCCAAGAGTAATGCCCACATCTGCCTGAGCATCACCGAATGCGGAACCCTCCTCAACTTGGCGGCGCTACTCGAAAAAGGCACAGGAGATGCTCGATACTATGCTGCAACGGCGTTATTGGAAATCGCCCTCGTAGCGGAGCACGACGACGATCTAAGGCGGTCTGCGTTCAAGCCCAATTCGCCGTCGGGCAAGGCAGTCATCGCCCAATTCGTCCAAATTGTAAACAAAGGCGAGAACGAACCCATACTCATCTCCAGCATCACCGCTTTAGGCTGCCTGTCGACAGCGTTCCGGGTGACCGAGACCGACGTCATCGGCGCTCTGGTTCGCCGAGTGGCGGACGAGAACAGCGAGTCGGCAGTGAGAATGGAGGCATTGACTGCGCTCACTAAGTTCGCCATCTCCAGTAACCTTTTCATCAGCAATTGCAAGGCCATGCTTGACGCCGGAGTTGTCGAGCACCTGATGCATCTGGTGTACCTCGAAGAACAGCTTCGGATCGAAGCGTTGGTTCTCCTATGCCACATCGTCAAGAATGTGCCGGAGAGCGAGGGGTTGAAGGAGGCCGTCCAATGCGTTCTTACGTGGGCTTCGAGGAATTCCCAACTGGTGCAGGTGAAGAAGGTGGACGATTTGCTGCAGGCGGCCGTGGCGGCATTGGAGGAGCCCTGCGACTTTCAGAGAGACCAGAGAGTTTAA